The genomic stretch CGACACCTCCGAGCTCATCAACGTACGAGATGAAGCAGCCAGTATCAGCTCCACTGCATCCTGCCATCAACCCACAGTACGGGACTTCgttccagcaacaaccaccatcagGTGGAAATgaccaaaccaaccaacagACATGGTCTGCGAGTTCTCAAGTATCAACGCCTGTACCTATCCCCCAGCAGCGACCGATAAACTCCGCACCTCCGCCCCCTAAGCCAGCTTTTACCAAGCAAAGTCATAGCCCGATTCCTCTGCCACCGTATGTTAGGCAGATGACAAATGGCCAAAAGTCATCACCTCTGAGCAAACCACCGGAGCAGGCGGCGCCTCAGCAGACGATGCCGATGCCCCAACCTCAGTACCTGTCACATACTCCGTCTGGAATGTCTACTATGCAAAGCTACTCATATCCTGAGCCTCAGTCTGGACCGGCTCTTGAGAACGGATGGAGACCAGGTTCTGACCCTATGGTGATGgcaacaaccccaagccCAACGACCCAGGCACCCACGCACTATCAACAAATGTCGACTCCAGAgcaacatcagcaacagTCGGCAGACATGACGtatcctccaccgccaacacCTGACGGGGATCCGCAGAAAGAACTTACCAAGAGGATAATGCTCAGCCTTAGGCGGGCAAGTCAGCAAATGGGGCCGCTGAACCTGtagggtggtgttgaatgATGTTTCTCTTGACAAGGCTATGTATTTCTGAACTTCTGGCGCGAAGACTGGGCATGGGATGGGTTGAACATGGCAAGGCAAGGTACGGGTATGATATTCCATGGCGTTTGTGGCTAGGGTGGCCCCTACCAAATGGCTGGTTGGCATGGAACAAACTTTTGGGGGTCGGAAGGAGGGTAATTCATGCTCAAATGAGCTACTTtgtgtttctttttgctATGGGTTTTACTTCATCGGTGGTGCATATATAATGTATGATATCATTAAGTCACTTGCTAAGCGGATTGGAGGAAGCGATTTGTATGTTTTGCATCTGGTAAACGAGATGGGAAGTCCAGACtttgggaggaagagagaaatGGACGGGACAGCGCGGTATCTTTTGGGTGTTATAGGAGTAGGGGTTAGGGGGCCAAGACTTGTACCCTGTGAAGGGTAATTATGTAGTGTTGAACATGGGGACTAGGGAAGGATTAGTTAAACTAAGAAAGATATCATTGCTCCAATTGTGGTATATTTGAGTCTGGTGGATTATCGTagtggggttggggttgtcgTGTTTGACTTGATGGTGAGGGTAGTTAGACATGGTCGGATGGCTAGGTACCTAAACCATTACTTGTCTCAAGGTGCCCACTTCATCTCCTGAGTATTGCccgctctttttttccttcgtTTTGCAAGCTGTTTTCATCTCCTTGCCGTCTTATGGATGAGTGCCAGCGTCTCAGCCCTAGTTCTGCCTGCATTGCCGTCCTAATCAACATTTGGCCAGATAGTCTGACATCTCGTCAGTTTCGACGCCCCAGTTCCTAAATGCTTCAATCACGACCGGCAGTCATCCCCACTACTTGACAGCACCATCCTGCCATGAACAAAGACACAGAACAAGTTCTAGTGGTTCTGAACACAACACACGCTCTTCTCTCAACTTGAGCTGAACGTTAGCTGCATCCTTCAACTGAACAACATTTTACATACATTTAAATAATCCATCACGCCTCACCATTTCAAGTCCCAAACTTCTGCTCTTCTGACCTCTAGAAAAGCTTTCCGCCAAAAAATGAGGCGGCGTCACCAGATCTCCACTCCCCTCGACGCCAAAGCAACGCCACCTTCGTCACGACCAGGCCAGGCAGCCTCAGGACCAGACCACACTACTTAGTTTGAATTTCGAAGCACCATATTCGTGGCGTGCGTAGTATAGCGGCATTACATTCTGCTCTTTGAGCGAAGGACTCGGGTTCGAATCCTGACCGACGACCACACAGCGTATTTGTGATTTCCAACGtttgcttttttcttctttttatcactaccaccaccaccagcagcaccactaTCATtaatcatcatcctccaatCAATTTATGCCCAAGCCCAGGTAAATTCCCGTTTTTCAACAACTGATTTCCCTGCCTTTTACGTAAATCAATCAAAGGGACTTCCTCTTACcccagatgaggaggactGTAAGTATTGCTGTCATTCAGCATTCCAGTTAGGGTTCAACGCTCGCTAGGTTTTCTCATCCACGTTGCGATTTCCCCTACCCAAAGGGTGCAGAGTACCAACCCGTGGCTCCTCAACTACATGATAGCATCTCTAACAGCGACTACTCCCATCTCACACTACTAACCAACCCACCAGCCCAGTGTGTGTTGAAATCGTTGCCATCAAGCAGATGTACATATCTCAAGGAGCGCGATAGTCCCCGATGTTGTTGGGCCAGAGCCTCCAATCCATCCAGCCAAGAATCCCCCAGCCCAATACAATCTTCTATTCTTAGGCCTCTGCTTGCTTTGGGTACATTGCGTGTGTATCTCGCCCCTCCTTGTTTGTGGAGGAGAGAGACTTTTAAGGCTTATCTTGCCCGGAATGACTGACCCCCTCGGTGTCTAGCTCCCTACTTACACAAATACAGACAGACAAAGAATGTCGAGGGCTGGAagagttggtgatgacgacCATATCGTACACCTCCCGGACAACCAGCTTAGAAAAGGGGACATATAACACAGAATATATCCTATCTATCTATATCTACTCCAGTTTCGTTTTGCTCCTTTCCCCTCACATCCGTGTTGCTTGTTCCTTTCCATCTCCCAGCTCCTGATAACATCGACTATCCAAGTCGACTGCTCACCCCGTTTCAATGTTGATATGTTTCCGAAAAGTTCAAGGGCGGCTGTCTGTATGATCATGAGCTGACCTGAGCATTGCCAACATAGTCCTGGGCGATAAACATCAGCGTAGTCAGAGTCCGTAATCCATGctgtcaacaccaccaccatcaaagACAATGTTGCCAAACATCAAAACCCCTGTTCGACAACCAAACACACCTCATGATACACCATCTCAAAGACAAAACTCTGCCTGGTATTCTTTTCCCTATGCCTATCTGCCTAGCTCCAAAAAACGCCTTAAAACATGAACGGGAACTCGGCACAAAAATGCATACACAAatccccgcctcctctccatcgtCATCCATGCTAACCACATTAACAGTGCTACCCCCCAGCTGCCTATCTGCTCTCCAGCGAGGACATCTCACCTAGAGATAAAGAGAGTTAAAAGAAACAATATCCCTCCTAATCTTGCCCAACGCCGCCTCGAACTTTTCCTTGAGCTCATCACTCCCCATCACCTTGGCCGCCTCAGCCATCTGCCTaagcagctcctccaaccgTCTAAACAGCCGGATCAGGGAGCCTTCATAAGCATTAGTCATTTTGCTACATCACACGCCACTGTTAGTAAAACATCTTTCGCCCAAAAGTGCGCATAGAGAAACATACCTGATCTCAGCAAACGGCCTCCCATTCGCCCAAGCCATCACCGTCTCCATCAACTGCCACTTCAAGCTATTGACATACTCCTCCTCATTCACATCCAACTTGCTCTCGGCGCTGACCTTGGCAATAATCTTCGCCTGAGCCTGCACCTCCCTAAACGGCTTcgccaactcctccttcagCGCGTCCGTCTCAACCTTTTCGTCAAAGATGAACACGCTGAGGATGGCGGCCGTAACCTCTGGGGTGAGCTCGTTGAAGAACCGATTGAAAAGCAACTCCGCCAGCAGCAACTCATGCCCCTCCGTAGACGAAATCTCGCACGCCACCCTCGCCTTCATCTGcacaacctccttctcatcgATAAATCCCAACCTCCGCAGCACCCTCTTCCGTGACTTGAGCTCGTCAAGCTGAGCAATCGTGTGAGCCTTACCAatcgccttcctcttctccttgatctgCTCCGTCAACTTGGTCTTggcctcaaactcctcgtACAACCGGGGCAATAACGGCGAGTTGTGAAGGGGATTGGCAAGCAACCTCGACTCCAAGACCTCGATCTTTCTGAGAAGCTTCCTAAAGCTGTCATCCCTGATGTTCATGTTCTCGATCGGGTCCATGATGGGGATCCCATCCGCAAAACGGCGCTGAATTTCCAGCAGAGACTTGCCGAcgttttccttctcctctcgTGACCTAACATCCTTGGGGAGGAAGACACGGAGCTGGCTCAGAGACTTGACGCAGGACAGGAGGCAAGGCACAACTTCCCAATCCGCCTCTTCGTCTGCTTGTTCTGGAATCTGACCTTCCGGCATGATAAACTTACCGCCCTTCTTGCTAGTTTCCCTGACTGCAGGATTGAAGGATTTGCTCTGCTTGGAGAGCTTGAGAAGAACATCACAGAAGTACTGCTCCTGTGGCGGGTAGTCAGATTCGCCATGCTTGGGGGCCTTGCGAGCCACAGTGTCGAACAAGACTCCCCAGCCGAAATTAACGCCGTCTGGAGTCTCAATCTGGATGACGCGACCGGGCTGCATGAACTCCATGCAGTTGGCAGGATGGTGAATGACGGAAGTCATGTCCTTGGTCAGCTCCTTAAGCTGCTCGCGGAGATGATAGTAGTCCTTCACCGTGCTCTCATCGGGGAGCAACATggcatccttctcctcttgcaGAGCAGTGAGTTCCTTTTCCAACTGGGGCACGCTAGCGGCGTTCTGGAACTGGAAGAAACACCTCTCGAGCATAAATTCAGGGGAGATGGCCTCGATACGCAACAGGTTGAGGATCATGTTGTAGCCAAGATGGAACGCCGAGTTGAGGCGGTCCTGGTGGCCGACAACGACGGACTTGGCAGTATCAGGATCTAGCTTGTCGTCAACCATCATAATGACGATACCGCGGTCATCGAGACCACGACGACCGGCTCTGCCAGCCATCTGAATGTACTCGGAGGAGGTGAGCGGTCTCCTGGCTACACCGTCCCACTTCGTGACTTGTGTGAAAACGACGGTCCTGGCAGGCATGTTCAGGCCGATAGAGAATGTTTCTGTGGCGAACAACACCTTGATCAAACCCTCCTGGAACAAAATCTCGATGGTCTCCTTGAGGATAGGCAGGAGACCGGAGTGATGGACACCTATTCCCTTgcggagaaggggaagaatgTTGGTAATTTGAGCGAGGTTTTTGTCTTCGTCCGACAGCTGCTGAAGGGCGTTTTCAAAGACCTTGTCGACCATGAGCTCCTCGTCGGGCGCGTTGAACTTCATGTGGGAACTCTTGAGAGCCATCTGCTCGCAATCCCGCTTGCTGAAATTGAAAACAATAACTGGCTGAAACTTCTTTTT from Podospora pseudopauciseta strain CBS 411.78 chromosome 3, whole genome shotgun sequence encodes the following:
- the MTR4 gene encoding ATP-dependent RNA helicase mtr4 (COG:A; EggNog:ENOG503NV71), encoding MDDLFDVFEQQPRAPKKRKAPADQSQDVEMTDGTDHAASQADQSIKTEDASPAEEHHPQEISHGDMKRQKLEGEPEPAAPVMADSFQTAQSREVNAAAGFAPGKEGESIVLSHNIQHQVALPPDLDYEYIPLSEHKAPEEPARVYPFKLDPFQALSVASIERGESVLVSAHTSAGKTVVAEYAIAQCLKRNQRVIYTSPIKALSNQKYRDFQAEFGDVGLMTGDVTINPTASCLVMTTEILRSMLYRGSEIMREVAWVVFDEIHYMRDKTRGVVWEETIILLPDKVRYVFLSATIPNAFQFAEWIAKIHRQACHVVYTDFRPTPLQNYFFPAGGKGIFLIVDEKGNFKENNFQHAMNLIEANKGSDPADWSAKRKGKGKDKKTNKGGDAPNETADIAKIIRMIVKKKFQPVIVFNFSKRDCEQMALKSSHMKFNAPDEELMVDKVFENALQQLSDEDKNLAQITNILPLLRKGIGVHHSGLLPILKETIEILFQEGLIKVLFATETFSIGLNMPARTVVFTQVTKWDGVARRPLTSSEYIQMAGRAGRRGLDDRGIVIMMVDDKLDPDTAKSVVVGHQDRLNSAFHLGYNMILNLLRIEAISPEFMLERCFFQFQNAASVPQLEKELTALQEEKDAMLLPDESTVKDYYHLREQLKELTKDMTSVIHHPANCMEFMQPGRVIQIETPDGVNFGWGVLFDTVARKAPKHGESDYPPQEQYFCDVLLKLSKQSKSFNPAVRETSKKGGKFIMPEGQIPEQADEEADWEVVPCLLSCVKSLSQLRVFLPKDVRSREEKENVGKSLLEIQRRFADGIPIMDPIENMNIRDDSFRKLLRKIEVLESRLLANPLHNSPLLPRLYEEFEAKTKLTEQIKEKRKAIGKAHTIAQLDELKSRKRVLRRLGFIDEKEVVQMKARVACEISSTEGHELLLAELLFNRFFNELTPEVTAAILSVFIFDEKVETDALKEELAKPFREVQAQAKIIAKVSAESKLDVNEEEYVNSLKWQLMETVMAWANGRPFAEISKMTNAYEGSLIRLFRRLEELLRQMAEAAKVMGSDELKEKFEAALGKIRRDIVSFNSLYL